In Equus quagga isolate Etosha38 chromosome 14, UCLA_HA_Equagga_1.0, whole genome shotgun sequence, one DNA window encodes the following:
- the LOC124252563 gene encoding zinc finger protein 709-like yields the protein MRTHSTEKPSVCEQCGQAFCCPSNFIKHMKLHSGVECYECTECGKAFRFSSSLRVHKRTHSEEKPYECKECGKAFTSSSYLRAHVRMHSGERPFQCQQCGKAFTFQSSLRGHMRTHTGERPYECQHCGKAFRESQHFQRHVRIHSGEKPYECKECGKAFSYSSSLREHVRTHTGERPYECQHCGKAFTCHSSRRRHMRTHTEERPYECEQCGKAFKMPQSFQRHMRIHSGEKPYECKVCGKTFRCSSSRRRHVRTHSEEKPHECKQCGKAFKYSASLEVHVRRHSGERPYACQHCGKTFIHHSYLQVHVRVHSGDRPYECKPCGKAFSYPASLRVHVKTHTEERPYECQHCGKAFRRPQHFQAHVRMHSGVKPYVCRECGKAFSCSSSLWIHVRSHSKERPYECKECGRAFRYPANLQVHVRIHSGERPYECQQCGKAFKRHQHFQSHVRMHSGVKPYECMECGKAYSRRSSLQAHERSHSEERPYECQQCGKAFKKPQHFERHMRIHSGVKPYECKECGKAFSCSSTLRIHGRTHTGEKRYECKECGKAFRHSSSLQVHVRMHSGERPYACKECGKAFTRHTGLQLHARTHSGERPYECQQCGKAFSRHSNLQVHARSHSEERPYECQQCGKAFSRHTGLQLHARTHSGETPYECQQCRKAFMQPQQFQRHLRTHDGQRGINVSNVGKLTNILDSCENTLESKI from the coding sequence ATGAGAACGCACAGTACAGAGAAACCTTCTGTCTGTGAGCAATGTGGGCAAGCCTTCTGTTGTCCCAGTAACTTTATAAAACACATGAAATTGCACAGTGGAGTGGAATGCTACGAATGTACGGAGTGTGGGAAAGCTTTCCGTTTTTCCTCATCCCTTCGAGTACATAAGAGGACACACAGTgaagagaaaccctatgaatgtaaggagtGTGGGAAAGCATTCACTAGTTCCTCATATCTCAGAGCACACGTGAGGATGCACAGTGGGGAGAGACCCTTCCAGTGCCAgcagtgtgggaaagccttcaccTTTCAGTCCTCCCTTCGAGGACATATGAGAACACACACCGGGGAGAGACCCTATGAATGTCAGCACTGCGGGAAAGCTTTCAGGGAGTCTCAGCATTTTCAAAGGCATGTGAGAATTCACagtggtgagaaaccctatgaatgtaaggaatgtgggaaagccttcagttaTTCCTCATCCCTCCGAGAACATGTGAGGACACACACTGGGGAGAGGCCCTATGAGTGTCAGcactgtgggaaagccttcacttGTCACTCCTCCCGCCGACGACATATGAGAACACACACCGAGGAGAGACCTTATGAATGTGAgcaatgtgggaaagctttcaagATGCCTCAGAGTTTTCAAAGGCATATGAGAATTCACagtggtgagaaaccctatgaatgtaaggtgTGTGGGAAAACCTTCAGGTGTTCCTCCTCACGTCGAAGACATGTGAGAACTCACAGTGAAGAGAAACCCCATGAGTGTAAGCAGTGTGGCAAAGCCTTCAAGTATTCTGCGTCCTTGGAAGTACACGTGAGAAGGCACAGTGGGGAGAGACCCTACGCGTGTCAGCACTGTGGGAAAACTTTCATTCATCACTCCTACCTTCAAGTCCATGTGAGGGTACACAGTGGGGACAGACCCTATGAATGTAAGCcatgtgggaaagctttcagttatCCGGCTAGCCTTCGAGTACAtgtgaaaacacacacagaggagagacccTATGAGTGCCAGcactgtgggaaagccttcaggaGGCCTCAACATTTTCAGGCCCACGTGAGAATGCACAGTGGTGTGAAACCCTATGTATGtagggaatgtgggaaagccttcagttgTTCCTCATCACTTTGGATACATGTGAGAAGTCACAGCAAAGAGAGACCCTATGAATGCAAGGAGTGTGGCAGAGCCTTCAGATATCCAGCAAACCTTCAAGTACATGTCAGAATCCACAGTGGGGAGAGACCCTATGAATGTCAgcaatgtggaaaagccttcaagAGGCATCAACATTTTCAAAGTCATGTGAGAATGCACAGTGGTgtaaaaccctatgaatgtatggaatgtgggaaagcctacAGTCGTCGCTCCTCCCTTCAAGCACATGAGAGAAGCCACAGTGAGGAGAGACCCTATGAATGTCAgcaatgtgggaaagccttcaagAAGCCTCAGCACTTTGAAAGACATATGAGAATTCACAGTGGTgtgaaaccttatgaatgtaaggaatgcgGGAAAGCCTTTAGTTGTTCCTCAACACTTCGAATCCATGGGAggactcacactggagagaaacgctatgaatgtaaggaatgtggcaAAGCCTTCAGACATTCCTCATCCCTGCAGGTGCATGTGAGGATGCACAGTGGGGAGAGGCCCTATGCAtgcaaggaatgtgggaaagccttcactcGTCACACTGGCCTTCAACTACACGCCAGAACCCACAGTGGAGAGAGGCCCTATGAGTGTCAgcaatgtgggaaagccttcagtcgTCACTCCAACCTACAAGTACATGCCAGAAGCCACAGTGAGGAGAGACCTTATGAATGTCAacaatgtgggaaagcttttagtCGTCACACTGGCCTCCAGCTACATGCCAGAACCCACAGTGGGGAGACACCCTATGAATGTCAGCAATGTAGGAAAGCTTTCATGCAGCCTCAACAGTTTCAACGTCATCTCAGAACCCATGATGGGCAGAGGGGTATTAATGTCAGTAATGTGGGAAAGCTCACAAATATCTTGGATTCCTGTGAGAACACACTGGAGAGTAAAATCTGA